In one Paracholeplasma manati genomic region, the following are encoded:
- a CDS encoding glycoside hydrolase family 88 protein has translation MNPYLKQCIEVIDHHISQIEPKMKWMWGEALFGYALLLMDEYLGETKYKAFIEGYLDYYMANPPVVDQSDTFAPILISFTYGRIYQSNAYDSLTQLGLDYIDHTTPVIDFLPNHLGNSLVGKFYPKSIWVDSIMMYGVFLSVYGHYKNNQKYQMMAYNTAIKFKEYLCKDGLWRHAYWVKFKRAYPKDIYWGRGNGWVVMALPMMLEHLEPVYHQSIKTMAIETVQAITPLQKEHLFSTILNHKSKPESSANFLIHGGILKTARLGFLDEAYKTTAIQGYETAMKTFIQIKAGKPYLTQVSNPTIPLPIFPRLGYLWVGSRDNWSYGLASLIFASMAYDQHI, from the coding sequence ATGAATCCATATCTTAAACAGTGTATCGAGGTTATTGATCACCACATCTCACAAATAGAACCCAAAATGAAGTGGATGTGGGGTGAAGCTTTGTTTGGGTATGCTTTACTACTAATGGATGAATACTTGGGTGAAACCAAATATAAGGCCTTCATCGAAGGGTATTTGGATTATTATATGGCGAATCCACCAGTGGTCGATCAATCGGATACATTCGCACCGATTCTCATCAGTTTTACATATGGTCGAATTTATCAATCGAATGCCTATGATTCACTCACACAACTGGGTTTAGATTATATTGATCACACCACACCGGTGATTGATTTTCTACCCAACCACTTAGGAAATAGTTTGGTTGGGAAGTTCTATCCTAAATCCATATGGGTAGACTCCATCATGATGTATGGGGTATTTTTGAGTGTATATGGCCATTATAAGAACAATCAAAAATACCAAATGATGGCTTATAATACAGCCATTAAATTCAAGGAATACCTTTGTAAAGATGGCTTATGGCGACATGCGTATTGGGTCAAGTTCAAACGGGCTTATCCAAAAGACATCTACTGGGGTAGAGGGAACGGTTGGGTCGTGATGGCTCTACCAATGATGTTAGAACACCTAGAACCGGTGTATCATCAATCCATCAAAACCATGGCCATCGAAACCGTTCAAGCCATCACACCACTTCAAAAAGAACACCTCTTTTCAACCATTCTAAACCACAAATCGAAACCTGAATCTTCGGCTAATTTCTTAATTCATGGGGGTATCCTTAAAACCGCACGTTTGGGTTTCTTAGATGAAGCCTATAAAACCACTGCCATCCAAGGGTATGAAACTGCCATGAAGACGTTCATTCAAATCAAAGCAGGAAAGCCTTATTTAACCCAAGTATCCAACCCGACCATCCCGCTACCGATATTCCCAAGGTTAGGCTACTTATGGGTTGGCTCTAGAGACAATTGGAGTTATGGATTAGCCAGTCTCATCTTCGCTTCAATGGCTTACGATCAACACATTTAA
- a CDS encoding MFS transporter: MHTKEITVKERFIFALGDLYGGGGQTIIGVLYLVFITNVIGIGPGIAGTMIMISKGWDAINDPLMGMITDRTHSKMGRRRPFIFIGGILLIPALALLWLPHGIDNTALKVVYMLVTYLFYYTINTIIAVPYSAMSTEITNDFSERNKVNLTRLIFSMTATAICTLVPTMLFESYTVGNLSILSVYFILVFVFGGVFTVPLILIGLFTKERTPYEAVEKFKLESFLKPLSVKGFRKLIVLYICQALALDMASAVVIYYGLYVVNISSTIFLGTFLGMQLLMFPLLYKLVSSVSKTKIYYFGLPLTILMSLGIAFFPTGGAPILLYVLVGLAALGFSGAQLMSWILFPDVVDLVELKLKERNTGVCSGVMTFIRTASAAIAIFIIGWVLELTGFITPTELLPQPIQPDSAILGIRFIFVLGLGILMLFAFLVSRTFKLTPDISKDIKALNEKLATNIPWTSEEQQRAESYQKEFC, encoded by the coding sequence ATGCATACCAAGGAAATTACAGTCAAAGAACGATTCATTTTCGCTTTAGGGGATTTGTATGGCGGTGGTGGACAAACCATCATCGGCGTCTTGTATTTGGTCTTTATTACTAACGTGATTGGTATCGGTCCAGGCATTGCTGGTACGATGATCATGATTTCAAAAGGGTGGGACGCCATCAATGACCCATTGATGGGGATGATTACCGACAGAACCCATTCAAAGATGGGCAGACGTCGTCCATTCATATTCATTGGTGGGATACTTTTAATCCCAGCACTCGCGTTGTTATGGCTACCACACGGTATCGATAACACCGCACTAAAAGTCGTTTATATGCTTGTAACGTACTTGTTTTATTACACCATCAATACCATCATCGCGGTACCTTATAGCGCGATGTCGACAGAGATTACCAATGACTTTTCGGAACGCAACAAAGTCAACCTGACCCGTTTAATCTTTAGCATGACCGCGACGGCGATTTGTACCCTCGTACCGACGATGTTATTTGAATCCTATACCGTAGGTAACCTTTCGATTCTATCGGTTTATTTCATTCTGGTATTCGTCTTTGGTGGTGTATTCACAGTACCACTGATTCTAATTGGGTTATTCACCAAAGAACGTACCCCGTATGAAGCCGTTGAAAAGTTCAAACTGGAATCCTTTTTAAAACCATTATCGGTTAAAGGTTTTAGAAAGTTGATCGTTTTATATATCTGTCAAGCTTTAGCATTAGACATGGCTTCTGCTGTCGTAATTTATTATGGGTTATATGTCGTGAATATTTCTTCCACCATTTTCTTAGGCACTTTCTTGGGGATGCAACTACTGATGTTCCCATTATTATACAAATTGGTATCTTCGGTATCTAAAACAAAAATCTATTATTTCGGTTTACCTTTAACGATTTTAATGAGTTTAGGCATCGCATTCTTCCCTACCGGTGGGGCACCCATTTTACTCTATGTCTTGGTTGGTTTAGCGGCACTCGGGTTTAGTGGCGCACAGTTGATGAGTTGGATTTTATTCCCTGACGTGGTGGATTTGGTTGAACTTAAACTCAAAGAAAGAAATACTGGGGTGTGTAGCGGTGTGATGACCTTTATCCGTACCGCCAGTGCAGCGATCGCGATATTCATCATTGGTTGGGTTTTAGAACTCACTGGGTTCATTACCCCAACCGAATTATTACCACAACCCATTCAACCAGATTCTGCAATCTTAGGCATTCGCTTTATCTTTGTCTTGGGTTTAGGGATATTGATGTTATTCGCCTTTTTGGTTTCGAGAACCTTTAAACTCACACCTGACATTTCCAAGGACATCAAAGCATTGAATGAAAAGCTCGCAACCAATATCCCTTGGACATCTGAAGAACAACAAAGAGCGGAAAGCTATCAAAAGGAGTTTTGTTAA
- a CDS encoding ABC transporter substrate-binding protein, producing MKKLLTIALLLVSMVVLAACNGGSSDDNTISFAWWGTSDRNIATYQAIELFEAKYPQYKVKGEQSTWNGYQQALNNKLNRGTEADVFQVNYNWIYSMYGKDYFMDLTELGLDFSKYPADEHTPLTVDGKVLGLSVSETGYIFYLNQKLYEDANVSFDGGTRVIPNTWEELMTAGELINGKDATKYAIGRLDAQQVAILMFSYLAQITGKNVINDQNQLNFTQAELVQGFNFITDLRSTGVLIPSNAIDTHLDGPTNPNWTAQKYGGVLQWNTAISEYQNTLPESANLVMAGMFQQQSGQNSGMYKKVSMAYAVSKRVESSDAKQTAVKTFIEFMTTDPEAVAILGVDRGVSSNSTTQTLLKAVEGKNFEQSLEWQGHTVVQAMYNQQLSNSIELYIHPYYEHNTFRAIYEGPIESFLLNNINANEASSRIIQRFNTELARIMAD from the coding sequence ATGAAAAAATTACTTACAATCGCTTTACTCTTGGTATCAATGGTTGTTTTGGCTGCTTGTAATGGTGGTTCAAGCGATGACAATACCATCTCATTCGCTTGGTGGGGGACGTCTGACCGAAATATCGCAACCTATCAAGCCATCGAATTGTTTGAAGCAAAATACCCACAATACAAAGTCAAAGGAGAACAATCCACCTGGAATGGGTATCAACAAGCTTTAAACAATAAACTCAACCGTGGCACAGAAGCGGATGTCTTTCAAGTCAATTACAACTGGATTTATTCGATGTATGGCAAAGACTATTTCATGGACTTAACCGAACTTGGTTTGGATTTCTCTAAATACCCAGCCGATGAACATACCCCACTCACAGTGGATGGTAAAGTGTTGGGGCTATCGGTATCCGAAACCGGCTATATTTTCTATTTAAATCAAAAACTCTATGAGGATGCGAATGTATCCTTTGATGGTGGTACCCGAGTGATTCCAAACACGTGGGAAGAATTGATGACTGCTGGTGAACTCATCAATGGCAAAGACGCGACTAAATACGCGATTGGTCGTTTAGATGCCCAACAAGTGGCCATCTTGATGTTTTCTTATTTGGCTCAAATCACTGGTAAAAATGTGATCAATGACCAAAACCAACTCAACTTTACCCAAGCTGAATTGGTTCAAGGGTTTAACTTCATTACCGATTTGAGAAGCACAGGTGTCTTGATTCCTTCTAACGCCATCGATACCCATTTGGATGGACCTACGAATCCAAACTGGACCGCACAAAAATACGGTGGTGTCTTACAATGGAACACCGCCATTTCAGAATATCAAAACACACTCCCTGAATCCGCAAACTTGGTGATGGCCGGGATGTTCCAACAACAAAGTGGACAAAACTCAGGGATGTATAAAAAAGTTTCTATGGCTTATGCCGTATCTAAACGTGTGGAATCCAGTGATGCAAAACAAACAGCGGTGAAGACATTCATCGAATTCATGACCACCGACCCTGAAGCGGTAGCGATCCTTGGTGTTGACAGAGGGGTATCTTCTAACAGCACCACACAAACGTTATTAAAAGCCGTTGAAGGGAAAAACTTTGAACAATCCCTTGAGTGGCAAGGACACACAGTGGTTCAAGCGATGTATAACCAACAATTATCTAACAGTATTGAACTCTACATTCACCCTTACTATGAACACAATACCTTTAGAGCCATCTATGAAGGTCCGATTGAATCCTTCTTACTCAATAACATCAACGCGAATGAAGCGTCCTCTCGAATCATTCAACGATTCAATACCGAATTAGCAAGAATCATGGCGGATTAG